The following proteins are co-located in the Piscirickettsia litoralis genome:
- a CDS encoding aminotransferase class I/II-fold pyridoxal phosphate-dependent enzyme, translating into MVDYVAAGNEMWIAPGHNGGMFYRRSPIGRVFFDFLGENFFRSDFNFVPDLGGIFDHSGAFLKAEQDAAKIFNAERTYFVLNGTSTSNKMVNGAAITQGDLVLFDRNNHKSHHHSALMTNGGIPIYLPADRNAYGMVGPIDYYSLDEDKLRQQIKNNPLVKDKNAWKKERPFRAVILENCTYDGTIYNVETIINKLGHLCDYLFFDEAWGGFMRFHPLFKGRYAMGLEKLKQDDPGIFVTQSTHKQLAGMSQASQVHIRDSHLQGQKRRINHKRFNEVYMMHMSTSPFYPMFASLDVGAQMMKGKNGEFLWDEAIRRTITLRKQVRALSKEYNQTRNKPEEQWFFDPFVPDKVTIKNSAHTPDLQDMPWEEIADDVLCQEQQCWTFAEGANWHGYTKIKGDYAMVDPTKFILLTPGIDRQTGEYMDWGVPGPILGAFMRSRGIVPEKTDFNLILFLITPALERCKEATLLAELVEFKKLFDSNALIDDILPDLVKEFPSVYKGRGLKDICLEMHNCFRSHRASLLQQQQFESEHFPEMAMSPQEAFNELMRNNVDYVPLSQAKGRIAASLALVYPPGIGVMIPGERYDHRAKPQLDYLKMFEDTNTRFPGFENEIQGAYAEEQNEGETKYFTYVVKEDNE; encoded by the coding sequence ATGGTTGATTATGTTGCTGCAGGTAACGAAATGTGGATCGCTCCAGGACATAATGGAGGCATGTTTTACCGCAGAAGCCCAATTGGTCGCGTATTTTTTGACTTTTTAGGTGAGAATTTTTTCAGGTCTGATTTTAACTTTGTGCCCGACCTGGGTGGGATTTTTGACCACTCTGGCGCATTTTTAAAAGCGGAGCAAGATGCAGCAAAAATTTTTAACGCTGAGAGAACCTACTTTGTTTTAAATGGAACCTCAACCTCAAACAAAATGGTGAACGGCGCTGCCATCACCCAAGGTGATTTAGTATTATTTGACCGTAATAACCACAAGTCTCACCATCACTCTGCACTAATGACTAATGGCGGAATCCCTATTTATTTGCCTGCAGATCGTAATGCATATGGCATGGTAGGCCCGATTGACTATTATTCTTTAGATGAAGATAAGTTACGACAACAGATAAAAAACAATCCATTAGTGAAAGATAAAAATGCGTGGAAAAAAGAGCGGCCATTTCGTGCCGTTATTTTAGAAAATTGTACGTATGACGGCACTATTTATAACGTCGAAACAATCATAAATAAGCTTGGTCATTTATGTGATTACTTATTCTTCGACGAAGCCTGGGGCGGCTTTATGCGCTTCCACCCTCTTTTTAAAGGACGTTATGCAATGGGTCTAGAAAAGCTCAAGCAAGACGATCCAGGAATTTTTGTCACACAATCAACTCATAAACAGCTCGCAGGAATGTCACAAGCCTCGCAAGTCCATATAAGAGACAGTCATTTACAAGGGCAAAAAAGGCGGATTAATCATAAACGCTTTAACGAAGTTTATATGATGCATATGTCTACCTCGCCATTTTATCCAATGTTTGCCTCCCTTGACGTCGGAGCTCAAATGATGAAAGGCAAAAATGGTGAGTTCTTATGGGATGAAGCAATTCGCAGAACAATTACACTCAGAAAGCAAGTGAGAGCATTGTCAAAAGAGTATAACCAAACTCGTAATAAGCCTGAAGAGCAATGGTTTTTTGACCCATTTGTGCCCGATAAAGTCACTATTAAAAATTCAGCTCACACTCCAGATTTACAAGATATGCCCTGGGAAGAAATTGCTGATGACGTGCTATGCCAAGAACAACAATGTTGGACTTTTGCTGAGGGAGCTAATTGGCATGGCTATACAAAAATTAAAGGCGATTACGCCATGGTTGATCCGACAAAGTTCATTTTGTTAACACCTGGAATTGACCGACAAACCGGCGAGTATATGGACTGGGGGGTTCCTGGGCCGATTTTAGGTGCCTTTATGCGCAGTCGAGGCATTGTTCCTGAAAAAACAGACTTTAACTTAATCCTATTTTTAATTACACCCGCTCTCGAACGCTGCAAAGAAGCCACTTTATTAGCAGAATTGGTTGAGTTTAAAAAGTTATTTGACAGTAATGCATTAATCGATGACATTTTGCCTGACTTAGTTAAAGAGTTTCCATCAGTTTACAAAGGGCGAGGTTTAAAAGATATCTGCCTAGAAATGCATAACTGCTTCAGATCTCATCGAGCCTCTCTCTTACAACAGCAGCAATTTGAATCAGAACACTTTCCAGAGATGGCGATGAGCCCACAAGAGGCTTTCAATGAGTTGATGCGAAATAATGTTGATTATGTGCCGTTAAGCCAAGCAAAAGGGCGTATAGCGGCAAGTCTTGCCCTTGTTTACCCTCCAGGGATTGGCGTAATGATTCCAGGTGAACGCTATGATCATCGAGCTAAACCACAGCTTGATTATTTAAAAATGTTTGAAGACACAAATACACGGTTTCCCGGCTTCGAAAATGAAATTCAAGGCGCATATGCAGAAGAGCAAAATGAGGGAGAAACAAAATATTTTACATATGTTGTTAAAGAAGACAATGAGTAA
- a CDS encoding Orn/Lys/Arg decarboxylase N-terminal domain-containing protein, with amino-acid sequence MKFENLFKFLLIDAYANSKTHRGEVIQALSQELKKDGFSVDLIESREQAKFAIEQDIAYGCILVDFDSQEENGLSPMEFVDFLKNRGLEVPIFAITERHKINELNSEILGKLRGAIVPHEDTPEFIAKYVARAFHEYIKDIKTPFLVAWLIMLLQVTKCGSLQDIMEACFTAEAQLVAYFLTF; translated from the coding sequence ATGAAATTTGAGAATTTATTTAAGTTTTTATTAATTGATGCATATGCCAATTCAAAAACACATCGTGGTGAAGTTATTCAGGCATTAAGTCAAGAGTTAAAAAAGGATGGATTCAGCGTCGATCTTATAGAAAGCCGCGAACAGGCGAAGTTCGCTATCGAGCAAGACATCGCTTATGGCTGTATTCTAGTTGATTTTGACAGTCAAGAAGAGAATGGTTTATCTCCAATGGAGTTTGTGGATTTTTTAAAAAACCGTGGACTAGAGGTACCAATTTTTGCAATCACTGAGCGACATAAAATTAATGAGCTAAATAGCGAAATTTTAGGTAAACTGCGTGGAGCAATTGTCCCTCATGAAGATACGCCTGAGTTTATTGCAAAATACGTAGCAAGAGCCTTTCATGAGTACATTAAGGACATAAAAACTCCTTTTTTGGTGGCATGGTTGATTATGTTGCTGCAGGTAACGAAATGTGGATCGCTCCAGGACATAATGGAGGCATGTTTTACCGCAGAAGCCCAATTGGTCGCGTATTTTTTGACTTTTTAG
- a CDS encoding amino acid permease, whose amino-acid sequence MTAPTNQKIGIIAATAIVAGNMMGSGIALLPSSLASIGSITLISWFLAAIGALALAYVYSTLGNRDPQPGGPVAYAGEVAPVFGYQTGLLYFHAGWVGNLAMALAGIDYLSVFFPVLTQPVAGGIATVIAIWLLTLLNLLGAAWIGRLVTISIIGILIPVILTGTIGWLTFKPDVFLLNWHVGASSSSFSVFSGVVLCIWAFIGIESASVNAGLVKNPSKTIPMATMLGTAIAALVYISSCTVISGMFPAQQVANSGAPFSLALEHIVKVLAPTKVDAGTINTISLAIKYIVAAATAFACLISLGSWIMMIAQAAARSAQDGTLPKIFAQTNEKGVPVKGIYIQAALSTGLMIVVSLIAASTNKNSQGMFGIIASVTVLFTVIPYFYSSLQLIRIERMDHVPFKRAILPVTMALIAIAWSFSALAGSGFGILISAILIIFGVFIFYAAKDRTELEKSMHALRLHRVEQLSKDYHTKNQEQ is encoded by the coding sequence ATGACTGCACCTACAAATCAAAAAATAGGCATCATCGCTGCAACCGCTATTGTTGCTGGCAATATGATGGGATCAGGTATCGCCTTACTCCCCTCCAGCTTAGCAAGTATCGGCTCTATCACATTAATCTCTTGGTTTTTAGCTGCGATCGGCGCGCTTGCACTCGCTTACGTGTATTCAACTTTAGGAAATAGAGACCCTCAGCCAGGCGGACCAGTCGCTTATGCCGGAGAAGTAGCCCCAGTCTTTGGTTATCAAACAGGGTTGCTTTACTTTCATGCAGGTTGGGTTGGTAATTTAGCAATGGCACTTGCAGGTATTGATTACTTATCAGTATTCTTCCCAGTATTAACCCAACCTGTCGCAGGTGGCATTGCGACAGTGATTGCAATATGGCTTTTAACACTTTTAAACTTACTGGGTGCTGCGTGGATAGGGCGCCTAGTCACAATCAGTATTATAGGCATATTAATCCCAGTGATTTTAACTGGTACGATTGGCTGGTTAACATTCAAACCAGACGTTTTTTTATTAAATTGGCACGTTGGAGCTTCATCTAGCTCTTTTTCTGTTTTTTCCGGTGTTGTACTATGCATTTGGGCCTTTATCGGCATAGAAAGCGCCTCGGTGAATGCCGGCTTGGTTAAAAATCCAAGTAAGACCATACCAATGGCGACCATGCTCGGCACAGCTATCGCAGCACTCGTCTATATTTCTTCTTGTACGGTAATTTCTGGGATGTTCCCTGCGCAACAAGTAGCGAATTCCGGAGCACCTTTTTCCTTAGCTTTAGAGCATATTGTAAAAGTATTAGCACCGACAAAAGTCGATGCAGGAACAATTAATACCATATCATTAGCGATTAAATATATTGTCGCGGCAGCCACCGCATTTGCATGTCTAATCTCTCTAGGTTCATGGATTATGATGATCGCTCAAGCTGCTGCACGATCTGCCCAAGACGGGACATTGCCTAAAATATTTGCCCAGACCAATGAAAAAGGAGTTCCAGTTAAAGGAATTTACATCCAAGCTGCACTTTCTACCGGGCTGATGATAGTTGTAAGCCTGATTGCTGCATCTACAAACAAAAATAGTCAAGGTATGTTTGGTATCATTGCTTCAGTGACTGTACTGTTTACGGTCATTCCTTATTTCTACTCTTCGTTGCAATTGATTCGGATAGAAAGAATGGATCATGTTCCATTTAAGCGAGCAATTTTGCCTGTAACAATGGCTTTAATTGCTATAGCCTGGAGCTTCAGTGCATTAGCAGGTTCAGGCTTTGGTATTTTAATCAGTGCTATCCTCATCATTTTTGGTGTCTTTATTTTCTATGCTGCAAAAGATCGCACCGAACTGGAAAAGTCGATGCATGCATTACGCCTACACCGCGTAGAACAACTTTCAAAAGACTATCACACAAAGAATCAGGAGCAGTAA
- a CDS encoding CBS domain-containing protein, which yields MLTLKNDGISKIKDLLDSYDIEHIPVLDKDKLVGIISLKDILKISFTEKSNVAKEDKDNTLLGLVYKIKDIMKDPITIKADASIADACSLMVKHKIHALLIINSKNKLTGIVTTTDILKYITNDN from the coding sequence GTGTTGACCTTAAAAAATGATGGAATTTCAAAAATTAAAGACCTACTTGATTCTTATGATATCGAACATATTCCCGTTTTAGATAAAGATAAGTTAGTTGGCATAATCAGTTTGAAAGATATATTAAAAATTAGCTTTACAGAAAAATCTAATGTTGCAAAAGAAGATAAGGATAATACGTTGCTCGGCCTAGTTTACAAAATTAAAGATATTATGAAAGACCCAATTACCATAAAAGCTGATGCATCAATCGCTGATGCTTGTAGCCTAATGGTAAAACATAAAATCCATGCATTGCTTATTATTAACAGTAAAAATAAATTAACCGGCATTGTCACTACAACAGATATATTAAAATATATAACGAATGATAACTA
- the fabI gene encoding enoyl-ACP reductase FabI, with protein sequence MNLKGKRGIVLGVANEHSMAAGCVEAIVRQGGECAVTYQNEKSRPYVESFINSLPVVELLPCDVQDRNSMQALFSWVEKKWGKLDFIIHSIAYAPHDELFNPVIESQQELFNTAMDISCHSLIHVARLAEPFMQSGGSILTMSYYGAEKVVGNYRIMGPVKAALEATVRYLAAELGPHGIRVSAVSPGPVATRAASGLESFQELLNQAEKKSAMKRLVTIEEVGSLAAFLVSDASSGMTGQTIYVDAGYHIIG encoded by the coding sequence ATGAATTTAAAAGGTAAACGCGGAATTGTTTTAGGTGTCGCAAATGAGCATAGCATGGCTGCGGGCTGTGTCGAGGCAATTGTGAGACAAGGTGGTGAATGTGCTGTCACATATCAAAATGAGAAATCACGACCTTATGTTGAGTCATTTATTAATTCACTGCCTGTTGTTGAATTATTGCCCTGTGATGTTCAGGATAGAAATTCTATGCAAGCGCTTTTCTCTTGGGTAGAGAAAAAGTGGGGGAAATTGGACTTCATTATTCATTCCATTGCATATGCACCTCATGATGAATTGTTTAATCCAGTGATCGAATCACAACAAGAGCTATTTAATACGGCGATGGATATTTCTTGTCATTCGTTGATTCATGTTGCGCGACTTGCAGAACCCTTTATGCAATCTGGGGGCAGTATTCTAACGATGAGTTATTATGGCGCTGAAAAGGTTGTTGGAAATTATCGAATTATGGGTCCGGTTAAGGCTGCATTAGAGGCAACAGTGCGTTATTTAGCTGCAGAGTTGGGTCCTCACGGTATACGAGTCAGTGCAGTATCTCCAGGTCCGGTTGCAACACGTGCTGCTTCCGGTCTAGAAAGCTTTCAGGAGCTATTGAATCAAGCTGAAAAAAAATCAGCAATGAAGCGGTTGGTCACGATTGAAGAAGTGGGAAGTTTAGCGGCATTTTTAGTCAGTGACGCAAGCTCTGGAATGACAGGACAAACAATTTATGTCGATGCGGGTTACCATATTATAGGATAA
- a CDS encoding MaoC/PaaZ C-terminal domain-containing protein produces MLENTTFDELEINQGATVERTLTKEDIQAFALVTGDINPAHVDEQFAQTDIFREVIGHGMWGGALISMVLGTHLPGPGTIYLSQDLKFLKPIKLGDTITTKLTVVDKISKHRHVIFECECINQLGELVTEGHARVIAPNQKNKTRRNPFAQIKAD; encoded by the coding sequence ATGTTAGAAAATACGACATTTGATGAGCTGGAAATTAACCAAGGAGCAACGGTTGAAAGAACCTTAACGAAGGAAGATATTCAGGCATTTGCACTTGTCACAGGAGATATTAATCCTGCGCATGTTGATGAGCAGTTTGCCCAAACCGATATTTTCCGAGAGGTGATTGGTCATGGCATGTGGGGCGGTGCTTTAATCTCTATGGTATTAGGCACTCATTTACCCGGCCCTGGAACAATTTATTTAAGTCAAGATTTAAAATTTCTAAAGCCGATTAAGCTTGGAGATACGATAACAACTAAGCTTACTGTGGTAGACAAAATATCAAAACATCGCCATGTTATTTTTGAGTGTGAGTGTATTAATCAGTTGGGTGAACTGGTTACAGAGGGCCATGCACGTGTGATTGCACCCAATCAAAAAAATAAGACGCGAAGAAACCCATTTGCCCAAATTAAAGCTGATTGA
- a CDS encoding bifunctional enoyl-CoA hydratase/phosphate acetyltransferase: YKNARSLNHSLRVAVVHPCSEDALLGAVEAAEKELVTPVIIGPIKRLKNLAHRLHINIDHLECIDVEHSHAAAAKAVELARLGKVNSIMKGSLHTDELMQAVLDKQRGLRTDQRVSHCFVMDIPSYDRPLIITDGAINLSPDLEAKRDITQHAIHLAHALGIAMPKVALLAAVETVNAKMQCTIDAAALCKMADRGQIKGGVLDGPLAFDNAISAHAASVKGIISEVVGQADILMVPDLVSGNVLAKQLSYLSQAKGAGIVLGAKVPIVLTSRADDRLTRETSCALAVLVSHYNLEWQHAKNNIDA; this comes from the coding sequence ATACAAAAACGCACGAAGCTTGAATCACTCTCTTAGGGTTGCGGTTGTTCACCCATGTTCAGAAGATGCTTTATTGGGCGCTGTTGAGGCCGCAGAAAAAGAGTTAGTCACTCCTGTCATTATTGGCCCCATTAAGCGCCTTAAAAACTTAGCTCATCGCTTACATATTAATATTGATCATCTAGAGTGCATCGATGTGGAACATAGTCATGCAGCGGCGGCAAAAGCAGTGGAGTTAGCGCGCTTGGGTAAAGTAAATTCAATTATGAAGGGGAGCTTACATACGGATGAGCTTATGCAGGCTGTTTTAGATAAACAGCGAGGACTACGCACTGATCAGCGGGTGAGCCATTGTTTTGTGATGGATATCCCAAGTTATGATCGGCCATTAATAATTACTGACGGTGCGATTAACTTATCACCGGACCTGGAAGCAAAGCGAGATATTACTCAACATGCGATTCACCTTGCACATGCACTTGGTATTGCTATGCCTAAGGTTGCTTTGCTTGCTGCGGTTGAAACTGTAAATGCTAAAATGCAGTGCACAATTGATGCCGCAGCACTTTGTAAAATGGCGGATCGTGGGCAAATTAAAGGCGGAGTATTAGATGGACCTCTTGCCTTTGATAATGCTATTTCTGCGCATGCAGCATCAGTCAAAGGAATTATCTCTGAGGTGGTTGGCCAGGCTGATATTTTGATGGTTCCTGATCTTGTTTCAGGAAATGTGTTAGCAAAACAACTGTCTTACTTGTCTCAAGCGAAGGGGGCGGGAATTGTTTTAGGCGCGAAGGTACCGATTGTGTTGACAAGCCGAGCGGATGATCGCTTAACTCGAGAAACTTCATGTGCTTTAGCGGTCCTAGTGTCTCACTATAACCTGGAATGGCAGCATGCTAAAAACAATATTGACGCTTAA
- a CDS encoding acetate/propionate family kinase, with product MKVDQVALRQLEQFIPLAPLHQPYNLQEINSVAEALPDVFQVACFDTAFHQSIPEFRKYYALPHELYEEGVKRYGFHGLSYQYIASELKEKLGAESTGKVVVAHLGSGASLCGLINLKSHATTMGFTALDGLPMATRCGQLDPGVVLYLAQHKKMAAQQIEKMLYQQSGLLGMSGDYSDLASLFGSEQLKDQWLVDYYVDQVIMHVASIVGALGGVDLFVFTGGVGENSERIRQAVCERLDWLGVHFSGQANQRHELIISQPDSKVKVMVMKTNEAKNRCYAVSGCFF from the coding sequence GTGAAAGTTGATCAGGTTGCATTACGGCAGCTTGAGCAGTTTATTCCTTTAGCGCCTTTGCACCAACCGTACAACCTTCAGGAAATTAATAGTGTTGCAGAAGCATTACCTGATGTTTTTCAAGTGGCGTGTTTTGATACGGCATTCCATCAATCAATTCCTGAATTTAGAAAGTATTATGCGCTGCCCCATGAATTATATGAAGAGGGGGTTAAACGCTATGGTTTTCATGGGCTTTCTTATCAATATATTGCAAGTGAACTTAAAGAAAAATTAGGGGCTGAAAGTACAGGTAAAGTGGTTGTTGCACATTTAGGCAGTGGCGCGAGTCTTTGTGGCTTAATTAACCTCAAAAGCCATGCAACGACGATGGGGTTCACCGCGCTGGACGGATTGCCGATGGCAACACGCTGTGGCCAGCTTGATCCTGGTGTCGTGCTTTATTTAGCGCAGCATAAAAAAATGGCTGCACAACAAATCGAGAAGATGCTTTATCAGCAGTCGGGGTTGCTTGGAATGTCAGGTGATTATTCTGATTTAGCGTCATTGTTTGGTTCGGAGCAATTAAAGGATCAATGGCTAGTGGATTACTATGTTGATCAAGTCATTATGCATGTGGCGAGCATCGTTGGTGCATTAGGAGGCGTTGATCTCTTCGTGTTCACAGGAGGGGTCGGTGAAAACTCTGAGCGTATTCGCCAAGCAGTGTGTGAGCGATTGGATTGGCTAGGAGTGCATTTTAGTGGTCAAGCCAACCAACGGCATGAATTAATCATTAGTCAACCTGACAGTAAGGTTAAAGTTATGGTGATGAAAACAAATGAAGCAAAAAATCGTTGCTATGCAGTCAGTGGATGCTTTTTTTAA